One Chromatiaceae bacterium genomic region harbors:
- a CDS encoding acyl-[ACP]--phospholipid O-acyltransferase, whose product MRHLFRIGGFLSFIGMMFLNAFVDLGHKIIIQNTLFKTYDGDAQILLTAIVNALILLPFVLLFSPSGFLADRFSKPKVMRVSAWAAVVISLGITACYYLGWFWHAFAMTFLLAAQSAIYSPAKYGYIKELVGKETLATANGWVQATTTTAILFGIFFFSVLFEHYLSGMTYSTPGEVMHLIAPLGWLLVLASLAEAVLSYRLPQKHAVDKITFDWGQYRRGRYLRDNLQAAYGNRVIWLSIIGLSVFWSISQVILAVFPAFAKETLGETNTVVIQGLLACSGLGIILGSIVAGKVSRDYIETALIPVGAIGIAIALFLVPGLQSSWAHAVNFFMIGVLGGFFLVPLNALIQFNAGEQGLGRVLAANNFIQNIWMLAFLGITVAAAYVEIGDVTLILGLALVALIGAIYTLYQLPQSLVRFLIRHLVATRFRLKVLGLDNLPAQGGVMLLGNHISWLDWALVQMACPRPVRFVMEREIYERWYLKRFLDFFEVVPISRGSSRHAIATLARLLEAGEVVCIFPEGTISKNGQVSEFKRGFELSARQVAAGTDAVLVPFYLRGLWGTWFSYATATLRRSREEGRLRAVVVAFGAPLPLASSAEQVKQAVFELSVTTWEDYVRGLPTLPVSWLRTAKRTPGQVTLIESSGAHLTNRRLIAAVLLFTRRIRRLAPEPALGILLPASGACAIANLAGLMAGKQVVNLNYTSSPESLRAALASAGIRHVITADRFLTRLAARGIHLDATLGEVSLHPMEALRADIGKVASLGTLILASLLPAGALFTLFGRRTRPEDTAAILFSSGSEGAPKGVELTHRNIMANIRQISDLLNTRANDIFMANLPPFHAFGLTVTTFLPLVEGIPLVCHPDPTDAFGSAKAIARYRATVLFGTSTFLRLYTKNRKVHPLMLDSLRLVVAGAERLAPDVREAFMLKFQKTLYEGYGATETTPVASVNVPDTLDTDNWKIQTGSRPGTVGLPLPGTSFRIVDPVTLATLNPGEDGLILIGGVQVMKGYLQDPEKTAAAVVELDGMRWYKTGDKGHLDADGFLTIVDRYSRFAKVGGEMISLGAVEEQVRRVLAEPELELAAVNIPDERKGEQILLLVAAADLDTEALRRSLLTAGVNPLSIPAEVRRVDAIPKLGSGKTDFGGVKRLASERV is encoded by the coding sequence ATGAGGCATCTGTTTCGCATCGGCGGTTTTCTGTCCTTCATCGGGATGATGTTCCTCAACGCCTTCGTGGACCTGGGCCACAAGATCATCATCCAGAACACCCTCTTCAAAACCTACGACGGCGATGCCCAGATCCTGCTGACCGCCATCGTCAATGCCCTGATCCTGCTGCCCTTCGTCCTCTTGTTTTCACCCTCGGGTTTCCTCGCCGACCGCTTTTCCAAGCCCAAGGTGATGCGCGTCTCGGCCTGGGCGGCGGTGGTCATCAGCCTGGGCATCACCGCCTGCTACTACCTAGGCTGGTTCTGGCACGCCTTTGCCATGACCTTCCTGCTCGCCGCGCAGAGCGCCATCTATTCCCCGGCCAAGTACGGCTACATCAAGGAACTGGTGGGCAAGGAGACCCTGGCGACGGCCAACGGCTGGGTCCAGGCCACGACCACCACCGCCATCCTCTTCGGTATCTTCTTTTTCTCGGTGCTCTTCGAGCATTACCTGAGTGGCATGACCTATTCCACGCCGGGAGAGGTGATGCACCTGATCGCCCCCCTGGGTTGGCTGCTGGTCCTGGCCTCCCTGGCCGAGGCGGTCCTCTCCTACCGCCTGCCCCAAAAGCACGCCGTGGACAAGATCACCTTCGATTGGGGCCAGTACCGGCGCGGCCGCTACCTGCGGGACAACCTCCAGGCCGCCTACGGCAACCGCGTGATCTGGCTCTCCATCATCGGCCTCAGCGTCTTTTGGTCCATCTCCCAGGTGATCCTGGCGGTCTTCCCGGCCTTCGCCAAGGAGACCTTGGGGGAGACCAACACCGTGGTCATTCAGGGCCTGCTGGCCTGCTCCGGTCTCGGCATCATCCTGGGCTCCATCGTCGCCGGCAAGGTCTCGCGCGACTACATCGAGACGGCCCTGATCCCGGTGGGGGCCATTGGCATCGCCATCGCCCTCTTCCTGGTCCCCGGCCTCCAGTCCTCCTGGGCCCACGCCGTCAATTTCTTCATGATCGGCGTCCTGGGCGGCTTCTTCCTGGTGCCCCTCAACGCCCTGATCCAGTTTAACGCTGGCGAGCAGGGCCTGGGCCGGGTGTTGGCCGCCAATAACTTCATTCAGAACATCTGGATGCTGGCCTTCCTGGGCATCACCGTCGCCGCCGCCTACGTCGAGATCGGCGACGTCACCCTCATCCTCGGCCTCGCCCTGGTGGCCCTGATCGGGGCCATCTACACCCTCTACCAACTCCCCCAGTCCCTGGTCCGTTTCCTCATTCGGCACCTGGTGGCCACCCGCTTCCGGCTCAAGGTCCTCGGCCTGGATAACCTGCCGGCCCAGGGTGGGGTCATGCTGCTCGGCAACCATATCAGTTGGCTGGACTGGGCCCTGGTGCAGATGGCCTGCCCGCGCCCGGTGCGGTTCGTCATGGAGCGGGAGATCTATGAGCGCTGGTACCTGAAGCGGTTCCTGGACTTCTTCGAGGTGGTCCCCATCTCCCGCGGCAGCAGCCGCCATGCCATCGCCACTCTGGCCCGGTTGCTAGAGGCGGGCGAGGTGGTGTGCATCTTCCCCGAGGGGACCATCAGCAAGAACGGCCAGGTCTCCGAGTTCAAGCGCGGCTTCGAGCTCTCGGCGCGCCAGGTCGCGGCGGGGACCGACGCGGTCCTGGTGCCCTTTTACCTGCGTGGCTTGTGGGGCACCTGGTTTTCCTACGCCACCGCCACCCTCCGCCGCAGCCGCGAGGAGGGCCGGTTAAGGGCAGTGGTGGTCGCCTTCGGGGCACCTCTGCCCCTGGCGTCCAGTGCCGAGCAGGTCAAACAGGCGGTCTTCGAGTTGTCCGTCACGACCTGGGAGGACTATGTCCGGGGCTTGCCCACCCTGCCGGTAAGCTGGCTGCGCACCGCCAAACGCACCCCGGGCCAGGTGACCCTGATCGAATCGAGCGGCGCCCACCTGACCAATCGGCGGCTGATCGCCGCCGTCCTGCTCTTCACCCGGCGCATCCGGCGCCTGGCCCCGGAGCCCGCCCTCGGCATCCTGCTCCCCGCCAGCGGCGCCTGCGCCATCGCCAACCTGGCGGGACTCATGGCCGGCAAGCAGGTGGTGAACCTCAACTACACCTCCAGCCCCGAGTCCCTGCGCGCCGCCCTCGCCAGCGCTGGCATCCGTCACGTCATCACGGCGGACCGCTTCCTGACCCGGCTTGCTGCCCGTGGCATCCACCTCGACGCCACCCTGGGCGAGGTCAGCCTGCACCCCATGGAGGCCCTGCGGGCGGACATCGGCAAGGTCGCCTCCCTGGGGACCCTCATCCTGGCCTCCCTGCTCCCGGCCGGCGCCCTCTTCACCCTCTTTGGGCGCCGCACCCGACCGGAGGACACCGCCGCCATCCTCTTCTCCAGCGGCAGCGAGGGCGCCCCCAAGGGCGTGGAGCTGACCCATCGCAACATCATGGCCAACATTCGCCAGATCTCGGACCTGCTCAATACCCGCGCCAACGATATCTTCATGGCCAATCTGCCGCCCTTCCACGCCTTCGGCCTCACCGTCACCACCTTCCTGCCCCTGGTGGAGGGCATCCCCCTGGTCTGCCACCCAGACCCGACCGACGCCTTCGGCAGCGCCAAGGCCATCGCCCGCTACCGCGCCACGGTGCTGTTCGGCACCTCCACCTTCCTGCGCCTCTACACCAAAAACCGCAAGGTCCACCCCCTCATGCTGGACTCCCTGCGGCTGGTGGTGGCGGGGGCCGAGCGCCTGGCCCCGGACGTGCGCGAGGCCTTCATGCTCAAATTCCAAAAGACCCTCTACGAGGGTTATGGGGCCACCGAGACCACGCCGGTGGCCAGCGTCAATGTCCCGGACACCCTGGATACGGATAACTGGAAGATTCAGACCGGTTCCCGCCCCGGCACCGTGGGCTTGCCCCTGCCCGGCACCAGCTTCCGCATCGTGGACCCGGTCACCCTGGCGACCCTGAACCCGGGCGAGGACGGCCTCATCCTCATCGGCGGGGTCCAGGTCATGAAGGGCTATCTCCAGGACCCGGAGAAGACCGCGGCGGCGGTGGTCGAGTTGGATGGCATGCGCTGGTACAAAACGGGTGACAAGGGCCACCTGGACGCGGACGGCTTCCTGACCATCGTGGACCGCTACTCGCGCTTCGCCAAGGTCGGCGGCGAGATGATCAGCCTGGGGGCGGTGGAGGAACAGGTCCGTCGGGTCCTGGCCGAACCGGAACTGGAACTTGCAGCGGTCAACATTCCCGACGAGCGTAAGGGAGAACAGATTCTGCTGCTGGTGGCGGCGGCGGACCTGGACACCGAGGCCCTACGCCGGTCCCTGCTGACCGCTGGCGTCAACCCCCTGAGCATCCCCGCCGAGGTGCGCCGGGTGGACGCCATCCCCAAGCTCGGCAGCGGTAAGACCGATTTCGGCGGGGTCAAGCGCCTGGCCAGCGAGCGGGTCTGA
- a CDS encoding efflux RND transporter permease subunit, translated as MRRKAKYCVRRFGAIRNILAFFIESPLTPLILGASLLLGALAILLLPREEEPQIVVPMIDIFVQMPGVSAQEVEQRLTKPLEKLIWELPGVEYLYSTSSPGGALTVVRFLVGWNEERAIVEVNQKLAANLDLIPPGASPPLVKPRRIDDVPILALTLHGDGVDALALRQIAAALNDEVKQVQDVAETTLIGGLRRQVRVELDTTRLIAYGIDPNEVVAKLEAANRQSRAGSLPTPGGEVLVETGGFLADAGQVGAVVVGAYQGQLVYLRDLAQVLDGPEEPTNYVLFGSGPRQEGADPAGSEFGVTRSAVTLAIAKRPGTNAIEVSNRVLEKVALLQGHIIPAGVEVTVTRNYGRTATDKSNELLLHMGLAVVGVSILVGMVLGVREAFVVAIAIPMTLALTLATFYLLGFTLNRVTLFALIFSIGILVDDPIVDVENIVRHFRLFENRGRPLSEVVIDAVNEVRSPLILATLTVIAAVLPMAFVQGLMGPYMRPIPIGATAAMLFSMAVSFVVTPWAANRMLGKLALHRGPELTAEDWTTRLYRRVMGPLIEVRWRGLAFLFGITVALLAACWLVWAGAVKVKMLPFDNKSELQLIVDMDEGTTLEQTTQVAQELAAVVRQEPEVTDYQIYAGTAAPYNFNGLVRHYFLRRGPNLADIQVNFVPKDERQAQSHEIAKRLRERIQPIVERHRARVKVAEVPPGPPVLQTLVAEVYGPDYGQQIANALQIRALLEQTPGVVDVDWYMEEAQPLLIFRFDQEKAARNGISASQVERLVTIAEAGVETGLLHVPGEREDVPIRVRLPLEQRAEISQLLPIPLRTPDGGQVPLGELVRLERTTGEHSRYRKNLLPVVYVTADVAGDVESPVYAIMDLGRAIEALTPVGSVPDEHLTVWSTRQPFSTLTPSVKWDGEWHITYEVFRDLGAAFVVVLILIYILIVGWFRSLRTPFIVMAAIPFSLVGILPAHWAMGAFFTATSMIGFMAGAGIVVRNSIILVDFIKLRNKQGMPLVQAVVDAGAVRFRPMMLTAAAVVVGGSVILFDPIFQGLAISLMAGEIASLLLSRMAVPIIYYQAMRDRPPVVVGEATVAPTTPA; from the coding sequence ATGAGACGCAAGGCGAAGTACTGTGTTCGTCGCTTCGGTGCCATCCGCAACATCCTCGCGTTTTTCATCGAGTCGCCCCTGACGCCGCTGATTCTGGGGGCCTCGCTGTTACTCGGCGCCTTGGCCATCCTCCTCCTCCCGCGGGAGGAGGAGCCGCAGATCGTGGTGCCGATGATCGACATCTTCGTGCAGATGCCCGGCGTCTCTGCCCAGGAGGTGGAGCAGCGCCTCACCAAGCCGCTGGAAAAGCTGATTTGGGAGTTGCCCGGGGTGGAGTATCTCTATTCCACCTCGAGCCCCGGCGGTGCCCTGACCGTGGTGCGCTTTCTGGTGGGCTGGAACGAGGAGCGGGCCATTGTCGAGGTCAATCAGAAGCTCGCGGCCAACCTTGACCTGATCCCCCCCGGCGCCAGTCCGCCCTTGGTCAAGCCCCGGCGCATTGACGATGTGCCGATCCTGGCGCTGACCCTGCACGGGGATGGCGTCGACGCCCTGGCCCTGCGGCAAATCGCCGCGGCCCTGAACGATGAGGTCAAGCAGGTCCAGGACGTTGCCGAGACGACCCTCATCGGGGGCCTGCGCCGGCAGGTGCGGGTCGAGTTGGATACCACGCGGCTGATCGCCTATGGCATCGATCCCAACGAGGTGGTGGCCAAGCTGGAGGCGGCCAATCGCCAGTCGCGGGCCGGCAGCCTGCCGACCCCGGGGGGCGAGGTCCTGGTGGAGACCGGGGGCTTCCTCGCGGATGCGGGCCAGGTGGGGGCCGTGGTGGTGGGGGCCTACCAGGGCCAACTCGTCTATCTCCGCGACCTGGCGCAGGTCCTGGATGGGCCGGAGGAACCCACCAACTATGTCCTGTTCGGGAGTGGCCCGAGGCAGGAAGGCGCCGACCCCGCCGGGTCCGAGTTCGGGGTCACGCGGTCGGCAGTGACCCTGGCGATCGCCAAGCGACCTGGGACCAACGCGATCGAGGTAAGTAACCGGGTGCTGGAGAAGGTGGCCCTGCTCCAGGGTCACATCATCCCAGCGGGGGTGGAGGTTACCGTGACCCGGAACTACGGTCGCACCGCTACTGACAAGTCCAACGAACTCCTGCTCCATATGGGCCTGGCCGTGGTGGGGGTCAGCATCCTGGTGGGCATGGTGCTCGGGGTCCGGGAGGCCTTCGTGGTGGCTATCGCCATCCCCATGACCTTGGCCCTGACCCTGGCCACCTTCTACCTCCTGGGTTTCACCCTCAACCGAGTCACCCTGTTCGCCCTGATCTTCTCCATCGGCATCCTGGTGGACGATCCGATTGTCGACGTGGAGAACATCGTGCGCCACTTCCGGCTGTTCGAAAACCGGGGACGGCCCCTGAGCGAGGTGGTGATCGACGCGGTCAACGAGGTCCGCAGCCCGCTGATCCTGGCCACCCTGACGGTGATTGCGGCGGTGCTGCCCATGGCTTTCGTGCAGGGGCTGATGGGCCCCTACATGCGCCCCATTCCGATCGGGGCGACGGCCGCCATGCTGTTCTCCATGGCGGTCTCCTTTGTCGTGACCCCCTGGGCGGCCAATCGGATGCTGGGCAAGCTCGCCCTGCATCGCGGCCCGGAGTTGACCGCGGAGGACTGGACCACCCGCCTCTATCGGCGGGTCATGGGTCCCCTGATTGAAGTCCGCTGGCGGGGCCTGGCCTTCCTGTTCGGGATCACGGTCGCCCTGCTGGCGGCCTGTTGGCTGGTCTGGGCCGGGGCGGTTAAGGTCAAGATGCTGCCCTTCGATAACAAGAGCGAACTGCAGCTCATCGTCGACATGGACGAGGGCACCACCTTGGAGCAGACCACCCAGGTGGCCCAGGAACTGGCTGCGGTGGTGCGCCAGGAGCCGGAGGTGACCGACTACCAGATCTACGCGGGCACGGCCGCGCCCTACAACTTCAACGGCCTGGTACGTCACTACTTCCTGCGCCGGGGGCCCAACCTGGCCGACATTCAGGTCAATTTTGTCCCGAAGGATGAGCGCCAGGCCCAGAGTCATGAGATTGCCAAACGCCTGCGCGAGCGCATCCAGCCGATCGTGGAGCGCCACCGGGCGCGGGTCAAGGTGGCGGAGGTGCCGCCTGGTCCGCCGGTGCTCCAGACCCTGGTGGCGGAGGTCTATGGGCCAGACTACGGCCAGCAGATCGCCAACGCTCTCCAAATCCGGGCGCTCCTGGAACAGACGCCCGGGGTGGTGGACGTGGACTGGTACATGGAGGAAGCCCAGCCGCTATTAATCTTCCGCTTCGATCAGGAAAAGGCCGCCCGCAACGGAATCAGCGCCAGCCAGGTAGAGCGGTTGGTGACCATCGCCGAGGCCGGGGTGGAGACGGGACTACTGCATGTCCCCGGAGAGCGGGAGGACGTGCCGATCCGGGTGCGCCTGCCCCTGGAGCAGCGGGCCGAGATCTCCCAACTGTTGCCGATCCCTCTGCGCACCCCGGATGGGGGTCAGGTGCCGCTGGGTGAGTTGGTCCGGCTGGAGCGGACGACCGGCGAGCACAGCCGCTACCGCAAGAACCTGCTCCCGGTGGTCTATGTCACGGCGGACGTGGCGGGGGATGTGGAGAGCCCGGTCTATGCGATTATGGACCTGGGCCGAGCGATCGAGGCACTGACGCCGGTCGGGTCCGTGCCGGACGAGCACCTGACCGTCTGGAGTACCCGCCAGCCCTTCTCGACCCTGACCCCGTCCGTCAAGTGGGACGGCGAGTGGCACATTACCTACGAGGTCTTCCGCGACCTGGGGGCCGCCTTCGTGGTGGTCCTGATCCTGATCTATATCCTCATCGTTGGCTGGTTCCGCTCCCTTCGCACGCCGTTCATCGTGATGGCGGCGATCCCCTTTTCGCTGGTCGGCATACTCCCCGCCCATTGGGCCATGGGGGCCTTTTTTACCGCGACCTCCATGATCGGGTTTATGGCCGGGGCCGGCATCGTGGTGCGCAACTCCATCATCCTGGTGGACTTCATCAAGCTGCGCAACAAACAGGGGATGCCGCTGGTGCAGGCGGTGGTGGACGCGGGGGCGGTGCGTTTCCGCCCCATGATGCTGACCGCGGCTGCGGTGGTGGTCGGCGGCAGCGTTATCCTGTTTGATCCGATTTTTCAGGGTCTGGCTATCTCACTGATGGCGGGCGAGATCGCCTCGCTGCTGCTCTCGCGCATGGCGGTCCCGATCATCTACTACCAGGCCATGCGTGATCGCCCCCCGGTCGTGGTCGGCGAGGCGACAGTGGCCCCGACCACGCCTGCGTAA
- a CDS encoding threonine/serine exporter family protein has protein sequence MLNTTPVRYKPHRFIHIYLQLGKLLFLNGATVQRVIDSIGAMKNYLGGDDLQVMIDYDGLVITDISGQHYHTRVERRNTFVVFNIEVLIEVSKLIRNLDVERPTVVAIKQHLDEISNLHSGLRGWGLHILVGLIACAFGVINGADATASAAIFPAAMLLSLVKSSLLGRGHNLYMSVFLAGLTGVLLSGLLASLLGTGTGLVAIIAILLPQIPGFPLINAGFDILRNHNTVAWGRLAFAAMMIVILTLAASVPLLVFFDALQVETAPEIGYWLVRLADALFAGLAATGLGLLFNVPGRFIPLLGLGAILARGLRTELMAFGGMDMAVAAFLGAAAVSLLMSLISRRGHFPAAVFALICVLPMVPGFLAIDGLNHLFLFTQLPPSAVPPEMAVHTLQTLLKTAFTVSALVFGVILPVFLIGGRSPRV, from the coding sequence ATGCTCAATACCACTCCCGTCCGCTACAAGCCGCATCGGTTCATCCATATTTATTTGCAACTTGGCAAATTGCTGTTCTTAAATGGCGCGACGGTCCAGCGGGTCATCGACAGCATCGGCGCCATGAAAAACTATCTGGGCGGCGATGATCTGCAGGTCATGATTGATTACGACGGCCTGGTGATCACCGACATTAGCGGCCAGCACTATCACACGCGCGTGGAAAGGCGGAACACCTTTGTTGTATTCAACATCGAGGTGCTCATTGAGGTCAGCAAATTAATTCGTAATCTAGATGTCGAGCGTCCAACGGTTGTGGCGATCAAGCAACATCTGGATGAAATTTCCAATTTGCATTCAGGGCTTAGAGGTTGGGGCCTGCATATTCTGGTAGGCCTGATCGCCTGCGCCTTTGGCGTTATCAACGGCGCCGACGCCACGGCCAGCGCGGCGATATTTCCGGCGGCGATGCTCTTGAGCCTCGTCAAATCCAGCCTGCTGGGGCGCGGCCATAATCTCTACATGAGCGTGTTTCTCGCCGGTCTGACCGGTGTCCTCTTATCCGGATTGCTGGCGAGCCTGTTGGGCACCGGCACCGGCCTGGTGGCGATCATCGCCATACTGCTACCACAAATCCCCGGTTTTCCCCTCATCAATGCGGGCTTTGATATTCTGCGTAACCACAACACGGTGGCGTGGGGCCGGTTAGCCTTTGCCGCCATGATGATCGTGATCCTCACTCTGGCCGCGAGCGTCCCCCTCCTGGTGTTTTTCGACGCCTTGCAGGTTGAAACGGCACCAGAAATAGGCTATTGGCTCGTCCGGCTCGCGGATGCGCTCTTTGCTGGCCTGGCGGCCACGGGCCTGGGTCTCCTGTTTAATGTCCCCGGCCGCTTCATCCCCCTGCTGGGTCTGGGCGCGATTCTGGCGCGCGGTCTGCGCACGGAGCTCATGGCTTTTGGCGGCATGGACATGGCGGTGGCGGCATTTTTGGGCGCGGCGGCGGTGTCCCTGCTCATGTCGCTGATCTCGCGTCGCGGCCACTTCCCGGCGGCAGTCTTCGCCTTGATTTGCGTGCTGCCGATGGTTCCGGGGTTTTTGGCGATCGATGGATTGAACCATTTATTTTTGTTCACGCAATTGCCCCCCAGCGCGGTACCGCCGGAAATGGCTGTGCATACCCTGCAGACCCTGCTGAAGACGGCCTTCACGGTCAGCGCCCTGGTATTTGGTGTGATTCTCCCGGTATTTTTGATCGGGGGCCGGAGCCCGCGGGTCTAG